One Salmo trutta chromosome 26, fSalTru1.1, whole genome shotgun sequence DNA window includes the following coding sequences:
- the tirap gene encoding toll/interleukin-1 receptor domain-containing adapter protein isoform X2 — protein MFGWFRQLLVKKESPQSSSSPHVSVRTPSPSVDGASSLVPTATPNPPPPFLSSMIRWSQTYDLCVCHSPVDIEEAIRLVTYLEKPACGLRCFLRQRDASVGGAIPTELCQAVQSSHCWALLITPNFLLDDWCQYMMHQALSEGPMSNRIIPLVLNLSYSQYPKELRFYYYKDLSKNPERGYTQVYKTVLKYLEDMDEKDAAKVDCNMHSTSNRLEGASCFPRTKLSSNYQNSEPLLSLQEIERTEAADS, from the exons ATGTTCG GTTGGTTCCGTCAACTCTTAGTGAAAAAAGAGTCTCCACAGAGCAGCTCCTCTCCACATGTATCGGTCAGGACCCCATCCCCTTCTGTCGATGGTGCCTCAtcattggttccaaccgccactCCTAACCCACCACCACCTTTTCTGAGCTCCATGATTCGTTGGAGCCAGACCTAcgacttgtgtgtgtgtcatagccCTGTGGACATCGAAGAAGCAATCCGTCTGGTCACTTACCTGGAGAAACCGGCATGTGGCCTGCGCTGTTTCCTGCGGCAACGTGATGCCAGCGTGGGGGGTGCCATCCCCACCGAGCTATGCCAGGCTGTGCAGAGCAGCCATTGCTGGGCCCTTCTGATCACCCCCAACTTCCTGCTGGATGACTGGTGCCAGTACATGATGCACCAGGCGCTGTCTGAGGGGCCCATGTCCAACCGGATCATTCCCCTGGTCCTCAACCTGTCTTACTCTCAGTACCCAAAGGAGCTACGCTTTTACTACTACAAAGACCTGAGTAAGAACCCAGAGCGAGGCTACACACAGGTGTACAAGACAGTGCTGAAGT ACTTGGAGGACATGGATGAAAAAGATGCTGCTAAAGTTGATTGCAACATGCACAGTACTAGCAATAGATTGGAAGGGGCATCTTGTTTTCCAAGGACAAAACTGTCATCAAACTATCAGAATTCTGAGCCTCTGCTTTCACTTCAGGAGATTGAGAGGACAGAGGCTGCAGATTCATAG
- the tirap gene encoding toll/interleukin-1 receptor domain-containing adapter protein isoform X1 has protein sequence MFNSLVSGWFRQLLVKKESPQSSSSPHVSVRTPSPSVDGASSLVPTATPNPPPPFLSSMIRWSQTYDLCVCHSPVDIEEAIRLVTYLEKPACGLRCFLRQRDASVGGAIPTELCQAVQSSHCWALLITPNFLLDDWCQYMMHQALSEGPMSNRIIPLVLNLSYSQYPKELRFYYYKDLSKNPERGYTQVYKTVLKYLEDMDEKDAAKVDCNMHSTSNRLEGASCFPRTKLSSNYQNSEPLLSLQEIERTEAADS, from the exons ATGTTTAATTCTCTTGTTTCAGGTTGGTTCCGTCAACTCTTAGTGAAAAAAGAGTCTCCACAGAGCAGCTCCTCTCCACATGTATCGGTCAGGACCCCATCCCCTTCTGTCGATGGTGCCTCAtcattggttccaaccgccactCCTAACCCACCACCACCTTTTCTGAGCTCCATGATTCGTTGGAGCCAGACCTAcgacttgtgtgtgtgtcatagccCTGTGGACATCGAAGAAGCAATCCGTCTGGTCACTTACCTGGAGAAACCGGCATGTGGCCTGCGCTGTTTCCTGCGGCAACGTGATGCCAGCGTGGGGGGTGCCATCCCCACCGAGCTATGCCAGGCTGTGCAGAGCAGCCATTGCTGGGCCCTTCTGATCACCCCCAACTTCCTGCTGGATGACTGGTGCCAGTACATGATGCACCAGGCGCTGTCTGAGGGGCCCATGTCCAACCGGATCATTCCCCTGGTCCTCAACCTGTCTTACTCTCAGTACCCAAAGGAGCTACGCTTTTACTACTACAAAGACCTGAGTAAGAACCCAGAGCGAGGCTACACACAGGTGTACAAGACAGTGCTGAAGT ACTTGGAGGACATGGATGAAAAAGATGCTGCTAAAGTTGATTGCAACATGCACAGTACTAGCAATAGATTGGAAGGGGCATCTTGTTTTCCAAGGACAAAACTGTCATCAAACTATCAGAATTCTGAGCCTCTGCTTTCACTTCAGGAGATTGAGAGGACAGAGGCTGCAGATTCATAG